A genomic stretch from Streptomyces venezuelae ATCC 10712 includes:
- a CDS encoding SDR family NAD(P)-dependent oxidoreductase, whose translation MTTPPLTGLRAVVTGGASGIGLAVARTLYEHGVTVAVLDLYPDAVPDTLTAYRADVADDTSVRGAVEAAAAALGGIDILVNNAGIGAAGTVEDNPDDQWHGVLDVNVLGVVRTTRAALPHLRRSQHAAVVNICSIAATAGLPQRALYAASKGAVLSLTLAMAADHVREGIRVNCVNPGTVDTPWVGRLLDAADDPVAERAALSARQPTGRLVSADEVAAAVAYLASPAAASVTGTALAVDGGMAGLRLRPAGT comes from the coding sequence ATGACCACACCCCCGCTCACCGGACTGCGGGCCGTCGTCACCGGCGGCGCGTCCGGCATCGGCCTCGCCGTCGCCCGGACGCTGTACGAGCACGGCGTCACCGTCGCCGTCCTGGACCTGTATCCCGACGCGGTGCCCGACACGCTCACCGCCTACCGCGCCGACGTCGCGGACGACACCTCGGTACGCGGAGCCGTCGAGGCGGCCGCCGCCGCACTCGGCGGAATCGACATCCTGGTCAACAACGCCGGCATCGGCGCGGCCGGAACGGTCGAGGACAACCCCGACGACCAGTGGCACGGCGTCCTCGACGTCAACGTCCTCGGCGTCGTCCGTACGACCAGGGCCGCCCTGCCCCATCTGCGCCGCTCGCAGCACGCCGCCGTCGTCAACATCTGCTCCATCGCCGCCACCGCGGGGCTGCCCCAGCGGGCCCTGTACGCGGCGAGCAAGGGCGCCGTCCTCTCCCTGACACTCGCCATGGCCGCCGACCACGTCCGGGAGGGCATCCGCGTCAACTGCGTCAACCCCGGCACCGTGGACACCCCGTGGGTCGGCCGGCTGCTCGACGCGGCCGACGACCCGGTCGCCGAACGCGCGGCGCTCAGCGCCCGCCAGCCCACCGGGCGGCTCGTCAGCGCCGACGAGGTCGCCGCGGCCGTCGCCTACCTCGCCTCCCCGGCCGCCGCGTCGGTGACCGGCACGGCCCTCGCCGTCGACGGCGGCATGGCCGGACTCCGACTCCGCCCGGCGGGCACATGA
- a CDS encoding enolase C-terminal domain-like protein: protein MDTYDIRFPTSRQLDGSDAMNPDPDYSAAYLVLRTDEPDGPTGHGFTFTIGRGNDVQVAAIEALRPHVLGRSVEDLCADPGLISRALIGDSQLRWLGPEKGVMHMAVGAVVNAVWDLAAKRAGKPLWKLLADAEPEWLVSQVDFRYITDAITPDEALDLLHRGKKDRAARERVLRDRGYPAYTTSPGWLGYSDEKLTRLAKEAVAAGFTQIKLKVGADLADDIRRCRAARAAVGADVRLAVDANQRWNVAEAIEWTRALAEFDPYWIEEPTSPDDILGHARVRAAVAPVKVATGEHAQNRIVFKQLLQAGAVDIVQLDAARVGGVNENLAILLLAAKFGVPVCPHAGGVGLCELVQHLAMFDYVALSGTTEDRVIEFVDHLHEHFAHPAVVREGAYTAPLAPGFSADMHPNSLTTYAYPDGTFWAADLARPAATAEATLEVTA from the coding sequence ATGGACACCTACGACATCCGCTTCCCCACCTCCCGCCAACTCGACGGGTCCGACGCGATGAACCCGGACCCCGACTACTCCGCCGCCTACCTCGTCCTGCGCACCGACGAGCCCGACGGCCCCACGGGACACGGCTTCACCTTCACCATCGGGCGTGGCAACGACGTCCAGGTCGCGGCGATCGAAGCGCTGCGCCCGCACGTCCTGGGCCGGTCCGTCGAGGACCTCTGCGCCGACCCCGGCCTCATCAGCCGCGCGCTCATCGGCGACAGCCAACTCCGCTGGCTCGGACCCGAGAAGGGCGTCATGCACATGGCCGTCGGGGCCGTCGTGAACGCCGTCTGGGACCTCGCCGCCAAGCGCGCCGGCAAGCCCCTGTGGAAACTGCTCGCCGACGCCGAACCCGAATGGCTCGTCTCCCAGGTCGACTTCCGCTACATCACCGACGCGATCACCCCCGACGAGGCCCTGGACCTCCTCCACCGCGGCAAGAAGGACCGGGCCGCGCGCGAGCGCGTCCTGCGCGACCGGGGCTACCCCGCCTACACGACCTCGCCCGGCTGGCTCGGCTACTCCGACGAGAAGCTCACCCGGCTCGCCAAGGAAGCCGTCGCCGCCGGCTTCACCCAGATCAAACTGAAGGTGGGCGCCGACCTCGCCGACGACATACGCCGCTGCCGCGCCGCGCGCGCCGCCGTCGGCGCCGACGTCCGCCTCGCCGTCGACGCCAACCAGCGGTGGAACGTCGCCGAGGCGATCGAATGGACCCGCGCCCTCGCCGAGTTCGACCCCTACTGGATCGAGGAACCCACCAGCCCGGACGACATCCTGGGGCACGCGCGCGTACGCGCCGCCGTCGCACCGGTCAAGGTGGCCACGGGGGAGCACGCGCAGAACCGCATCGTGTTCAAGCAGCTCCTCCAGGCCGGCGCCGTCGACATCGTCCAGCTCGACGCCGCCCGCGTCGGCGGGGTCAACGAGAACCTCGCCATCCTCCTGCTCGCCGCCAAATTCGGCGTCCCCGTCTGCCCCCACGCCGGCGGCGTCGGCCTGTGCGAACTCGTCCAGCACCTCGCCATGTTCGACTACGTGGCGCTCAGCGGGACGACCGAGGACCGGGTCATCGAGTTCGTCGACCACCTCCACGAGCACTTCGCCCACCCCGCCGTCGTCCGCGAGGGCGCCTACACCGCCCCCCTGGCCCCCGGCTTCTCGGCGGACATGCACCCGAACTCACTGACCACGTACGCGTATCCCGACGGCACCTTCTGGGCCGCCGACCTCGCGCGCCCCGCCGCCACGGCCGAGGCCACCCTGGAGGTGACCGCATGA
- a CDS encoding FadR/GntR family transcriptional regulator, producing MAVTDEAIGKIKEMIVSGALRPGDRLPKEADLAAELGLSRNSLREAVKALSLLNILDVRQGDGTYVSSLEPPLLLEAVSFVLDFHQDDQALQALKVRGILEPAATGLAAERIAEDEVRELRELLDRLGEAPSLDELVASDLEFHRRIAAASGIPLLCSLLDSISGATVRARLWRGITEETAVARTLSEHRAILDALAARDARTAEAWATIHISNVIRWLDSVL from the coding sequence TTGGCAGTGACCGACGAGGCGATCGGGAAGATCAAGGAGATGATCGTCTCCGGTGCACTGCGTCCGGGGGACCGGTTGCCCAAGGAGGCCGACCTGGCCGCCGAGCTCGGCCTCTCGCGCAACTCGCTGCGCGAGGCGGTGAAGGCGCTGTCCCTGCTGAACATCCTCGACGTACGGCAGGGCGACGGTACGTACGTCTCCAGCCTCGAACCGCCGCTGCTCCTCGAAGCGGTCTCCTTCGTCCTGGACTTCCACCAGGACGACCAGGCCCTGCAGGCGCTGAAGGTGCGCGGCATCCTGGAGCCGGCGGCGACCGGCCTGGCGGCGGAACGGATCGCCGAGGACGAGGTACGGGAGCTCCGCGAGCTCCTCGACCGGCTGGGAGAGGCGCCGAGCCTGGACGAACTCGTGGCCAGCGACCTGGAGTTCCACCGGCGTATCGCGGCGGCGTCCGGCATCCCGCTGCTGTGCTCCCTGCTCGACAGCATCTCGGGGGCGACCGTGCGGGCCCGGCTGTGGCGCGGCATCACCGAGGAGACGGCCGTGGCGCGGACGCTCTCGGAGCACCGGGCGATCCTGGACGCCCTGGCCGCGCGCGACGCGCGCACCGCCGAGGCCTGGGCGACGATCCACATCTCCAACGTGATCCGCTGGCTCGACAGCGTGCTGTGA
- a CDS encoding polysaccharide lyase 6 family protein has translation MQRRTFLTGTALAAAAAALPLSVPAFADTARRKPRRALGPTVDVSSLDDLQDAIDAAGPGTRIVLANGTYTVPSAKPLTITGKNGTRSAPITIVAASRGGAVLRGERSFVFDASSNVTVSGFSFRQSTTLEIPPTCTYIRLTRNDFQLADIEGLHWVMVRGDEAVIDRNHFHGKTTLGIFLGIEGDGTEAMAQGVHIHRNHFSDHTFAGSNGGEPIRLGVSPRALSSAHALVEYNLFERANGDPEAISVKSSDNTIRYNTIRDSLGGIVLRHGNRTRVDSNYLIGGEEGIRIYGNDHVIVNNYLAGLSGRAMVIGSGTERDHLPGESAEARRGNDAPDRVLIAHNTLLDNTGGTLSGESQRPHEPRDVTVADNLLVGQTGSLVEMATTVRFTWQGNILFGAAADGNIPAGGFVRADPRLVRGSDGVYRLSSTSRAIDAATLSPAPVTTDLDGDPRGSRRDVGADEYATATPLRRPLTPADVGPNAR, from the coding sequence ATGCAACGACGCACGTTCCTCACCGGCACCGCGCTGGCCGCGGCCGCGGCCGCCCTTCCGCTCTCCGTCCCGGCGTTCGCGGACACCGCCCGGCGCAAGCCCCGGCGTGCCCTCGGCCCCACCGTCGACGTCAGTTCCCTCGACGACCTCCAGGACGCGATCGACGCGGCGGGCCCCGGCACCCGCATCGTCCTCGCGAACGGCACCTACACCGTCCCGTCCGCCAAGCCCCTCACCATCACCGGCAAGAACGGCACCCGGAGCGCGCCGATCACCATCGTCGCCGCGTCCCGGGGCGGCGCCGTGCTGCGCGGCGAGCGCAGCTTCGTCTTCGACGCGTCCAGCAACGTGACCGTGAGCGGCTTCTCGTTCCGGCAGAGCACCACCCTGGAGATCCCCCCGACCTGCACGTACATCCGGCTCACCCGCAACGACTTTCAGCTCGCCGACATCGAGGGCCTGCACTGGGTCATGGTGCGCGGCGACGAGGCCGTCATCGACCGCAACCACTTCCACGGCAAGACCACGCTCGGCATCTTCCTCGGCATCGAGGGCGACGGCACCGAGGCCATGGCCCAGGGCGTGCACATCCACCGCAACCACTTCTCCGACCACACCTTCGCCGGCTCCAACGGCGGCGAGCCGATCCGCCTCGGCGTCAGTCCCCGCGCCCTCTCCAGCGCGCACGCGCTCGTCGAGTACAACCTGTTCGAGCGGGCCAACGGAGACCCCGAGGCGATCTCGGTGAAGAGCTCCGACAACACCATCCGCTACAACACCATCCGCGACAGCCTCGGCGGCATCGTGCTCCGCCACGGCAACCGCACCCGCGTCGACAGCAACTACCTGATCGGCGGCGAGGAGGGCATACGGATCTACGGCAACGACCACGTCATCGTCAACAACTACCTGGCTGGCCTCTCCGGGCGGGCGATGGTGATCGGCAGCGGCACCGAACGCGACCACCTCCCGGGCGAATCGGCCGAGGCCCGCCGCGGCAACGACGCCCCCGACCGCGTCCTCATCGCCCACAACACCCTGCTCGACAACACGGGCGGCACCCTCTCCGGGGAGAGCCAGCGCCCGCACGAACCCCGGGACGTGACCGTCGCCGACAACCTGCTGGTCGGCCAGACCGGCAGCCTGGTCGAGATGGCCACGACCGTCCGCTTCACCTGGCAGGGCAACATCCTCTTCGGTGCCGCGGCCGACGGGAACATCCCGGCCGGCGGGTTCGTCCGCGCCGACCCGCGGCTGGTACGGGGATCGGACGGCGTGTACCGGCTGTCGAGCACGAGCCGGGCGATCGACGCGGCGACGCTCAGCCCCGCGCCGGTCACCACCGACCTCGACGGCGACCCGCGCGGCAGCCGCCGGGACGTCGGCGCCGACGAGTACGCGACGGCCACGCCGCTCCGCCGGCCCCTGACCCCGGCGGACGTGGGCCCCAACGCCCGCTGA
- a CDS encoding alpha-L-fucosidase has translation MTTTSADAADASAPAPAPDTTWFTHDRFGMFVHWGLYSLAARHEWVKNRERMTDEQYQVYFDHFDPDRYDPVSWVRTAKAAGMRYVVLTTKHHDGFCLWDSRLTDYKVTRTPHGRDLVRPFVEACRAEGLKVGFYHSLIDWHHPSFPVDGTHPQRDDEEFKAAAADRDIRAYQRYLHGQVRELLTDYGRVDYLFFDFSYAGREWWGGKGPDDWDAPRLLETVRELQPHILVNDRAGLPGDFVTPEQYQPSAPMTVDGRPVLWEACQTLNGSWGYDRDNLDHKSPDLLIRMLVDGVSKGGNLLLNVGPDGRGGLDPRDTATLAEIGRWTDLHERSVRGCGPSPYTPPADCRYTQRGDRLYVHLFAWPLRHLHLPGLEGRVAYAQLLNDGSEIARVPLDPDRPAMNTQMGGQPPGTLTLRLPVRCPDTPVPVIELFLR, from the coding sequence ATGACCACCACCAGCGCGGACGCCGCTGACGCGTCCGCCCCCGCGCCCGCGCCCGACACGACGTGGTTCACCCACGACCGCTTCGGGATGTTCGTCCACTGGGGCCTGTACTCGCTCGCCGCCCGCCACGAGTGGGTCAAGAACCGGGAGAGGATGACCGACGAGCAGTACCAGGTCTACTTCGACCACTTCGACCCCGACCGCTACGACCCGGTCAGCTGGGTGCGGACGGCGAAGGCCGCCGGCATGCGGTACGTCGTCCTCACCACCAAGCACCACGACGGCTTCTGCCTCTGGGACAGCCGCCTCACCGACTACAAGGTCACCAGGACGCCCCACGGCCGCGACCTGGTCAGGCCGTTCGTCGAGGCCTGCCGCGCCGAAGGCCTCAAGGTCGGCTTCTACCACTCGCTGATCGACTGGCACCACCCGTCGTTCCCCGTCGACGGCACCCACCCGCAGCGCGACGACGAGGAGTTCAAGGCCGCCGCGGCCGACCGTGACATCCGCGCGTACCAGCGCTACCTGCACGGGCAGGTCCGCGAGCTGCTCACCGACTACGGACGCGTCGACTACCTCTTCTTCGACTTCTCCTACGCCGGCCGCGAATGGTGGGGCGGCAAGGGCCCCGACGACTGGGACGCCCCCCGCCTCCTGGAGACGGTCCGCGAACTCCAGCCGCACATCCTGGTCAACGACCGGGCCGGCCTCCCCGGGGACTTCGTCACCCCCGAGCAGTACCAGCCCTCCGCCCCGATGACCGTCGACGGCCGGCCGGTGCTGTGGGAGGCCTGCCAGACGCTCAACGGCAGCTGGGGGTACGACCGGGACAACCTCGACCACAAGAGCCCCGACCTCCTCATCAGGATGCTCGTCGACGGCGTGTCCAAGGGCGGCAACCTGCTCCTGAACGTCGGACCCGACGGCCGGGGCGGGCTCGATCCGCGCGACACCGCCACCCTGGCGGAAATCGGCCGCTGGACCGATCTGCACGAGCGGTCGGTACGGGGCTGCGGACCGTCCCCGTACACGCCGCCCGCCGACTGCCGGTACACCCAGCGCGGCGACCGGCTGTACGTCCACCTCTTCGCGTGGCCCCTGCGCCACCTCCACCTGCCGGGACTCGAAGGCCGGGTGGCGTACGCCCAGCTCCTCAACGACGGCTCGGAGATCGCCCGGGTGCCGCTCGACCCCGACCGCCCCGCGATGAACACCCAGATGGGCGGCCAGCCGCCCGGCACCCTCACGCTGCGACTGCCGGTACGGTGCCCCGACACCCCGGTACCCGTCATCGAGCTCTTCCTGCGCTGA
- a CDS encoding enolase C-terminal domain-like protein yields MKITSVVVTPVAFADPPLLNAVGVHEPYALRSVVEVRTDTGAYGLGESYGDAPHLELLRLVADELPGLDPFDLNELSRRVGATVGGRVARDAHGLIGDGGAAKTVASVTSPFEVACHDLQGKHLGRPVSDLLGGATRDRIDFCGYLFAKWAAHPGHRPDAWGPALDAAGLVAQARLLADRFGFRSFKLKGGVLPPDEEIAAIRALREAFPGHPLRLDPNASWDPATAARVADELTGVLEYLEDPVAGIPAMADLARLAPMPLATNMCVVTWEHLPRAVPSRAVGVLLGDHHFWGGLKASQHLATCCHQFGIGMSMHSNSHLGISLAAMVHLAAATPAIGHDLDTHWPWKRPEDDVVKQPWTFTDGAITVPRTPGLGVELDRDALARLHEQYLGCGLTRRDDSGYLARVAPGVRLREDVHEPA; encoded by the coding sequence GTGAAGATCACCTCCGTCGTCGTCACCCCCGTCGCCTTCGCGGACCCGCCGCTGCTCAACGCCGTCGGCGTCCACGAGCCGTACGCCCTGCGCTCCGTGGTGGAGGTGAGGACCGACACGGGCGCGTACGGGCTGGGCGAGAGCTACGGCGACGCGCCCCACCTCGAACTGCTCCGCCTCGTCGCCGACGAACTGCCCGGCCTCGACCCCTTCGACCTCAACGAACTGTCCCGGCGCGTCGGCGCGACCGTCGGCGGCCGGGTCGCCCGCGACGCGCACGGCCTCATCGGCGACGGCGGCGCCGCGAAGACCGTCGCGAGCGTCACCTCGCCGTTCGAGGTCGCCTGCCACGACCTCCAGGGCAAACACCTCGGCAGGCCCGTGTCCGACCTCCTCGGCGGCGCCACCCGGGACCGGATCGACTTCTGCGGCTACCTCTTCGCCAAATGGGCCGCCCACCCCGGCCACCGGCCCGACGCATGGGGCCCCGCGCTCGACGCCGCCGGACTCGTCGCACAGGCCCGGCTCCTGGCCGACCGCTTCGGCTTCCGGTCGTTCAAACTCAAGGGCGGCGTCCTCCCGCCCGACGAGGAGATCGCCGCGATCCGGGCACTGCGCGAGGCCTTCCCCGGCCACCCGCTGCGCCTCGACCCCAACGCGAGCTGGGACCCGGCGACCGCGGCGCGCGTCGCCGACGAACTGACCGGGGTACTCGAATACCTGGAGGACCCGGTCGCGGGCATCCCCGCCATGGCGGACCTCGCCCGGCTCGCCCCCATGCCCCTGGCCACGAACATGTGCGTGGTGACCTGGGAGCACCTGCCCCGCGCCGTCCCGTCCCGGGCCGTCGGCGTCCTGCTCGGTGACCACCACTTCTGGGGCGGTCTGAAGGCCTCGCAGCACCTGGCCACCTGCTGCCACCAGTTCGGCATCGGCATGTCCATGCACTCCAACTCCCATCTGGGCATCAGCCTCGCCGCCATGGTCCACCTCGCCGCCGCCACCCCCGCCATCGGCCACGACCTCGACACCCACTGGCCGTGGAAGCGCCCCGAGGACGACGTCGTGAAGCAGCCCTGGACCTTCACCGACGGCGCGATCACCGTCCCGCGCACCCCCGGCCTCGGCGTGGAACTCGACCGCGACGCGCTCGCCCGGCTGCACGAGCAGTACCTCGGCTGCGGCCTCACCCGCCGCGATGACAGCGGCTACCTCGCGCGCGTCGCCCCCGGCGTACGCCTCCGCGAAGACGTCCACGAACCCGCCTGA
- a CDS encoding 5-dehydro-4-deoxyglucarate dehydratase, translating into MIPSGLMSFPLTPFTPDDAVAPGVFADHVEDQLAHGPAALFVACGTGEYSSLSATEYAEVVRHAVRVVAGRVPVFAGAGGGLGNARAAVAAASDAGADGILLLPPYLVGGTEDGYLAYVESVAGAGRLPVLVYRRGLARLGVSTALRLLSVPQVAGIKEGNGDLDTMARMVTAVRTSGHPRAESFAFLNGLPTAEVSAGACRAIGIRDYSSAVLCFAPDIARAFHTALTTGDTATTGRLLADFYLPLTALRDRVPGYAVSLVKAGARLRGLDVGRVRAPLVEAAPDHVDQLKDLLDRGRRALAEIAATAAEASPGASPGAGARASAGAGAGAGAPAGVDAGVDTGAEASVAVAS; encoded by the coding sequence GTGATCCCGTCCGGCCTGATGTCCTTCCCGCTCACGCCGTTCACCCCCGACGACGCCGTCGCCCCCGGCGTGTTCGCCGACCACGTCGAGGACCAGCTCGCCCACGGCCCGGCCGCCCTCTTCGTCGCCTGCGGCACGGGGGAGTACTCCTCGCTCAGCGCCACCGAGTACGCCGAGGTGGTCCGGCACGCCGTACGCGTCGTCGCCGGCCGGGTCCCCGTCTTCGCCGGCGCCGGGGGCGGTCTCGGCAACGCCCGGGCGGCCGTCGCCGCCGCATCGGACGCCGGGGCCGACGGGATTCTGCTGCTGCCCCCGTACCTCGTCGGCGGAACCGAGGACGGCTACCTCGCCTACGTGGAGTCCGTCGCCGGCGCCGGCCGCCTCCCCGTCCTCGTGTACCGCCGCGGCCTCGCCCGGCTCGGCGTGTCCACCGCGCTGCGGCTGCTCTCGGTCCCGCAGGTCGCCGGGATCAAGGAGGGCAACGGCGACCTGGACACGATGGCCCGCATGGTCACCGCCGTACGCACCAGCGGCCACCCGCGTGCCGAAAGCTTCGCCTTCCTCAACGGGCTGCCCACCGCGGAGGTGAGCGCGGGCGCCTGCCGGGCCATCGGCATCCGCGACTACTCCTCCGCCGTCCTCTGCTTCGCCCCCGACATCGCCCGGGCCTTCCACACGGCCCTGACGACCGGCGACACCGCCACCACCGGCCGGCTCCTCGCCGACTTCTACCTCCCGCTGACCGCGCTGCGCGACCGGGTCCCCGGCTACGCGGTCTCCCTCGTCAAGGCCGGAGCGCGGCTGCGCGGACTCGACGTCGGCCGGGTCAGAGCACCCCTGGTGGAGGCGGCCCCGGACCACGTCGACCAGCTGAAGGACCTGCTCGATCGGGGCCGGCGGGCACTGGCGGAGATTGCGGCGACGGCAGCGGAGGCGTCCCCGGGCGCGTCCCCGGGTGCCGGCGCCAGGGCCAGTGCCGGTGCCGGGGCGGGCGCGGGTGCGCCGGCCGGTGTGGACGCCGGTGTCGACACTGGTGCCGAAGCCTCCGTGGCGGTGGCCTCGTGA
- a CDS encoding carbohydrate ABC transporter permease: protein MSAPTETALGLTESRSATGRALKVLTYLLVLVVFAGPLLALLVSAFNHVKDPTQLSVIPSDPTVDNFTVAFDQGVLTYLLNSFFVVGFGLLLQVAVSVLAGYALARKRFRGMTLAFVAILATLMLPEEILAIPLSVVLADLPVVHVNLIGSLAGMIVPVGAWAFSILVMTEFMKEVPRELEEAARIDGAGDLRIFAQIILPMCKPALGVIGVFGFTMIWDQYLLPLLVATDSSSYTLPLALRTLRIDPLVTPGVVMAASLLALLPSVIVFLFFQRSFVHGLSSGALKG from the coding sequence ATGAGCGCGCCGACCGAGACCGCCCTCGGACTCACCGAGAGCCGCAGCGCCACCGGCCGCGCCCTGAAGGTCCTCACCTACCTCCTGGTCCTCGTGGTCTTCGCGGGCCCCCTCCTCGCCCTGCTCGTCAGCGCGTTCAACCACGTCAAGGACCCCACCCAGCTCAGCGTCATCCCCTCCGACCCCACCGTGGACAACTTCACGGTCGCCTTCGACCAGGGCGTCCTGACGTACCTCCTCAACTCCTTCTTCGTCGTCGGCTTCGGCCTGCTGCTCCAGGTGGCCGTCTCCGTCCTCGCCGGCTACGCCCTGGCCAGGAAGCGGTTCCGGGGGATGACCCTGGCCTTCGTCGCGATCCTGGCCACGCTGATGCTGCCCGAGGAGATCCTGGCGATCCCGCTGTCCGTGGTCCTCGCCGACCTGCCCGTCGTCCACGTCAACCTGATCGGCTCCCTCGCCGGCATGATCGTCCCCGTCGGCGCCTGGGCGTTCTCCATCCTCGTCATGACCGAGTTCATGAAGGAGGTGCCCAGGGAACTGGAAGAGGCCGCGCGCATCGACGGCGCCGGAGACCTGCGGATCTTCGCCCAGATCATCCTGCCCATGTGCAAGCCCGCCCTCGGCGTCATCGGCGTCTTCGGCTTCACGATGATCTGGGACCAGTACCTGCTGCCCCTCCTCGTCGCCACCGACTCCTCCTCGTACACCCTGCCGCTGGCCCTGCGCACCCTGCGGATCGACCCGCTCGTCACCCCCGGCGTGGTGATGGCCGCCTCGCTGCTCGCCCTGCTGCCGTCCGTCATCGTCTTCCTCTTCTTCCAGCGCTCCTTCGTCCACGGCCTGTCCAGCGGTGCCCTCAAGGGGTGA
- a CDS encoding carbohydrate ABC transporter permease: MTSVDQVKTAAAAAGSTSRKEARPEAASPVEPATTGSGRPVSRRVRNRRGGRWWTPWLFLAPALILFLYFKFIPMASALTMSFQDVQPYLGNRWVGGENYATVLSSDGFREAAWHTVVLAVGQTLGSMLLGLALALLMEGQGRKLGFVRSAAFLPVVVPIAVVAELWRIMYHPTEDGMLNSLLGLVGFGPSGFINDPDTSMVSIMLTGIWRGAPYDMMIFLAGLAGVDRGLYEAAKVDGASRLQRIRHVTVPGLRAVLTILFILAAIRGLRVFTEVFLLTNGGPDGSTEVVMTVIYKLGLEQNRLGVGAAGAVLLFLATLLLTVGVHLFRRRGNE, encoded by the coding sequence ATGACGAGCGTCGACCAGGTGAAGACGGCCGCCGCGGCGGCCGGCTCCACCTCCCGGAAGGAGGCCCGGCCGGAGGCCGCGTCCCCCGTCGAGCCCGCGACGACAGGAAGCGGCCGGCCCGTCTCCCGACGCGTACGGAACCGCCGCGGCGGCCGCTGGTGGACCCCGTGGCTGTTCCTCGCCCCGGCCCTGATCCTCTTCCTCTACTTCAAGTTCATCCCCATGGCCAGCGCGCTGACCATGTCCTTCCAGGACGTCCAGCCCTACCTCGGCAACCGGTGGGTCGGCGGCGAGAACTACGCCACCGTGCTCTCCTCCGACGGCTTCCGCGAGGCCGCCTGGCACACCGTCGTCCTCGCCGTCGGCCAGACCCTCGGGTCGATGCTGCTCGGCCTCGCGCTCGCCCTGCTCATGGAGGGGCAGGGCCGCAAGCTCGGCTTCGTCCGCTCGGCGGCCTTCCTCCCGGTCGTCGTGCCGATCGCGGTCGTGGCCGAACTCTGGCGGATCATGTACCACCCCACCGAGGACGGCATGCTCAACTCCCTCCTCGGCCTGGTCGGGTTCGGCCCCTCGGGGTTCATCAACGACCCCGACACCTCGATGGTCTCCATCATGCTCACCGGCATCTGGCGGGGCGCGCCCTACGACATGATGATCTTCCTCGCCGGTCTCGCCGGGGTCGACCGAGGCCTGTACGAAGCCGCCAAGGTCGACGGCGCGTCGAGGCTCCAGCGCATCCGCCACGTGACGGTCCCCGGACTCCGGGCCGTCCTCACCATCCTGTTCATCCTCGCGGCCATCCGCGGCCTCCGCGTCTTCACCGAGGTCTTCCTCCTCACCAACGGCGGACCCGACGGCTCGACCGAGGTCGTCATGACCGTCATCTACAAGCTGGGCCTCGAACAGAACAGGCTCGGCGTCGGCGCCGCCGGCGCGGTCCTGCTGTTCCTCGCGACGCTCCTCCTCACGGTCGGCGTCCACCTGTTCCGACGGAGGGGTAACGAATGA